A part of Brassica rapa cultivar Chiifu-401-42 chromosome A05, CAAS_Brap_v3.01, whole genome shotgun sequence genomic DNA contains:
- the LOC103869728 gene encoding two-component response regulator ARR1 isoform X2: MMNPSQGRGLGSGGGSSSGRNKGGEAVVEMFPSGLRVLVVDDDPTCLMILERMLRTCLYEVTKCNRAEMALSLLRKNKHGFDIVISDVHMPDMDGFKLLEHVGLEMDLPVIMMSADDSKSVVLKGVTHGAVDYLIKPVRMEALKNIWQHVVRKRRSEWSVPEHSGSIEETGQQQQQRGPAVSEDAADDNASSVNNEGNNWRSSSNNSRKRKEEEGDEQGDEDASNLKKPRVVWSVELHQQFVAAVNQLGVEKAVPKKILELMNVPGLTRENVASHLQKYRIYLRRLGGVSQHQGNLNNSFMTGQDASFGPLSSLNGFDLQALAVTGQLPAQSLAQLQAAGLGRPAMVSKSGLPVSSVVDERSIFSFDNSKPRFGDGIGGHQTQQPQMNLLHGVPTGMEPRQLAGLQQQLPVGGNRMSIQQQIAAVRAGHSGMLMPQQQPFPRGPPSIRQPMLPNRITERSGFSGRSSVPESSRVLPTSYTNLATQQHSSTSVAFNSFQQELPVNSFPLPSAPGLSVPTQVRKPHSSSSSYQEEVNSSEAGFATPSYDMFSNRHNDWDLRSIAFDAHQDAESVAFSNSEAFSFSSMSRNNNNNATVAATDLGRNQQQTLSGMVPHHQVYGNGGGGGSSVRVKSERDTAAMAFHEQYSNQEDLMSALLKQEGVAPVVDTEFDFDAYSIDDIPV, from the exons ATGATGAATCCGAGTCAGGGAAGAGGACTCGGATCGGGTGGTGGGTCGAGCTCCGGTAGAAACAAAGGAGGTGAAGCCGTGGTGGAGATGTTTCCGTCGGGACTTAGAGTACTAGTGGTTGACGATGACCCGACTTGTCTTATGATCTTAGAGAGGATGCTCAGAACTTGTCTCTACGAAG TAACGAAATGCAACAGAGCAGAGATGGCATTGTCTCTGCTCCGGAAGAACAAACACGGATTCGATATTGTCATCAGCGATGTTCACATGCCTGACATGGACGGCTTCAAGCTTCTTGAACATGTTGGTCTAGAGATGGACTTGCCTGTCATCA TGATGTCTGCGGATGATTCAAAGAGTGTGGTTCTAAAAGGAGTCACTCACGGTGCGGTTGATTACCTCATCAAACCGGTGCGTATGGAGGCGCTCAAGAACATTTGGCAGCACGTGGTTCGGAAGAGGAGGAGCGAGTGGAGCGTGCCGGAACATTCTGGTAGCATTGAGGAGACCGGACAGCAGCAGCAACAGAGAGGTCCAGCTGTTTCTGAGGATGCGGCAGATGATAACGCTTCCTCTGTTAACAACGAAGGGAACAACTGGAGGAGCAGCAGCAACAACTCGCGGAAACGGAAAGAAGAGGAAGGGGATGAGCAAGGGGACGAAGACGCTTCCAATCTGAAGAAACCGCGTGTTGTCTGGTCTGTTGAGTTGCATCAGCAGTTTGTTGCTGCTGTTAATCAGCTCGGCGTCGAAA AGGCGGTTCCTAAGAAGATCTTAGAGCTGATGAATGTTCCTGGTCTAACCCGTGAGAATGTAGCCAGTCACCTTCAG AAATACAGGATATACCTAAGACGCCTCGGGGGAGTCTCACAGCACCAAGGAAACTTAAACAACTCGTTTATGACGGGTCAGGACGCTAGCTTCGGTCCTCTTTCTTCACTGAATGGGTTTGATCTTCAAGCGTTAGCAGTCACAGGTCAGCTCCCTGCTCAGAGCCTTGCGCAGCTTCAAGCCGCTGGTTTAGGCCGGCCTGCGATGGTCTCCAAGTCAGGGCTACCTGTTTCCTCCGTCGTGGACGAGAGAAGCATCTTCAGCTTCGACAACTCGAAACCAAGATTCGGAGATGGGATTGGTGGTCATCAAACACAGCAGCCGCAGATGAACTTGCTCCACGGTGTCCCCACGGGTATGGAGCCTAGACAGCTCGCGGGGTTGCAACAGCAGCTTCCTGTTGGTGGTAATAGAATGAGCATTCAACAACAGATTGCTGCGGTTCGAGCCGGACATAGCGGAATGCTGATGCCTCAGCAGCAGCCATTCCCGCGAGGGCCACCCTCCATCAGGCAGCCTATGTTACCAAACCGTATAACTGAGAGAAGCGGCTTCTCGGGGAGGAGCAGTGTTCCAGAGAGCAGCCGAGTGTTACCTACAAGCTACACCAACCTCGCAACGCAACAACACTCATCAACTTCGGTAGCCTTCAACAGCTTCCAGCAAGAGCTCCCAGTGAACAGCTTCCCGCTTCCTAGTGCACCAGGCTTATCAGTTCCGACTCAGGTTCGGAAACCacattcttcctcttcttcttacCAAGAAGAGGTTAACAGCTCGGAAGCGGGCTTCGCCACCCCAAGCTACGACATGTTCTCCAACAGACATAACGACTGGGATCTTCGGAGTATCGCCTTCGACGCGCATCAAGACGCAGAATCCGTAGCCTTCTCCAACTCAGAAGCCTTCTCTTTTTCCTCCATGTcaagaaacaacaacaacaacgcaACGGTTGCAGCCACGGATCTTGGCCGGAACCAGCAGCAAACACTGTCAGGCATGGTACCGCATCATCAGGTTTATGGCAACGGAGGGGGCGGTGGCAGTTCAGTGAGGGTGAAGTCGGAGAGAGATACAGCAGCGATGGCGTTCCACGAGCAGTATAGTAATCAAGAAGATCTTATGAGTGCACTTCTTAAGcag GAAGGAGTGGCACCGGTTGTTGATACCGAGTTCGACTTTGACGCATATTCAATCGATGATATCCCGGTTTG A
- the LOC103869728 gene encoding two-component response regulator ARR1 isoform X1 yields MMNPSQGRGLGSGGGSSSGRNKGGEAVVEMFPSGLRVLVVDDDPTCLMILERMLRTCLYEVTKCNRAEMALSLLRKNKHGFDIVISDVHMPDMDGFKLLEHVGLEMDLPVIMMSADDSKSVVLKGVTHGAVDYLIKPVRMEALKNIWQHVVRKRRSEWSVPEHSGSIEETGQQQQQRGPAVSEDAADDNASSVNNEGNNWRSSSNNSRKRKEEEGDEQGDEDASNLKKPRVVWSVELHQQFVAAVNQLGVEKAVPKKILELMNVPGLTRENVASHLQKYRIYLRRLGGVSQHQGNLNNSFMTGQDASFGPLSSLNGFDLQALAVTGQLPAQSLAQLQAAGLGRPAMVSKSGLPVSSVVDERSIFSFDNSKPRFGDGIGGHQTQQPQMNLLHGVPTGMEPRQLAGLQQQLPVGGNRMSIQQQIAAVRAGHSGMLMPQQQPFPRGPPSIRQPMLPNRITERSGFSGRSSVPESSRVLPTSYTNLATQQHSSTSVAFNSFQQELPVNSFPLPSAPGLSVPTQVRKPHSSSSSYQEEVNSSEAGFATPSYDMFSNRHNDWDLRSIAFDAHQDAESVAFSNSEAFSFSSMSRNNNNNATVAATDLGRNQQQTLSGMVPHHQVYGNGGGGGSSVRVKSERDTAAMAFHEQYSNQEDLMSALLKQEGVAPVVDTEFDFDAYSIDDIPV; encoded by the exons ATGATGAATCCGAGTCAGGGAAGAGGACTCGGATCGGGTGGTGGGTCGAGCTCCGGTAGAAACAAAGGAGGTGAAGCCGTGGTGGAGATGTTTCCGTCGGGACTTAGAGTACTAGTGGTTGACGATGACCCGACTTGTCTTATGATCTTAGAGAGGATGCTCAGAACTTGTCTCTACGAAG TAACGAAATGCAACAGAGCAGAGATGGCATTGTCTCTGCTCCGGAAGAACAAACACGGATTCGATATTGTCATCAGCGATGTTCACATGCCTGACATGGACGGCTTCAAGCTTCTTGAACATGTTGGTCTAGAGATGGACTTGCCTGTCATCA TGATGTCTGCGGATGATTCAAAGAGTGTGGTTCTAAAAGGAGTCACTCACGGTGCGGTTGATTACCTCATCAAACCGGTGCGTATGGAGGCGCTCAAGAACATTTGGCAGCACGTGGTTCGGAAGAGGAGGAGCGAGTGGAGCGTGCCGGAACATTCTGGTAGCATTGAGGAGACCGGACAGCAGCAGCAACAGAGAGGTCCAGCTGTTTCTGAGGATGCGGCAGATGATAACGCTTCCTCTGTTAACAACGAAGGGAACAACTGGAGGAGCAGCAGCAACAACTCGCGGAAACGGAAAGAAGAGGAAGGGGATGAGCAAGGGGACGAAGACGCTTCCAATCTGAAGAAACCGCGTGTTGTCTGGTCTGTTGAGTTGCATCAGCAGTTTGTTGCTGCTGTTAATCAGCTCGGCGTCGAAA AGGCGGTTCCTAAGAAGATCTTAGAGCTGATGAATGTTCCTGGTCTAACCCGTGAGAATGTAGCCAGTCACCTTCAG AAATACAGGATATACCTAAGACGCCTCGGGGGAGTCTCACAGCACCAAGGAAACTTAAACAACTCGTTTATGACGGGTCAGGACGCTAGCTTCGGTCCTCTTTCTTCACTGAATGGGTTTGATCTTCAAGCGTTAGCAGTCACAGGTCAGCTCCCTGCTCAGAGCCTTGCGCAGCTTCAAGCCGCTGGTTTAGGCCGGCCTGCGATGGTCTCCAAGTCAGGGCTACCTGTTTCCTCCGTCGTGGACGAGAGAAGCATCTTCAGCTTCGACAACTCGAAACCAAGATTCGGAGATGGGATTGGTGGTCATCAAACACAGCAGCCGCAGATGAACTTGCTCCACGGTGTCCCCACGGGTATGGAGCCTAGACAGCTCGCGGGGTTGCAACAGCAGCTTCCTGTTGGTGGTAATAGAATGAGCATTCAACAACAGATTGCTGCGGTTCGAGCCGGACATAGCGGAATGCTGATGCCTCAGCAGCAGCCATTCCCGCGAGGGCCACCCTCCATCAGGCAGCCTATGTTACCAAACCGTATAACTGAGAGAAGCGGCTTCTCGGGGAGGAGCAGTGTTCCAGAGAGCAGCCGAGTGTTACCTACAAGCTACACCAACCTCGCAACGCAACAACACTCATCAACTTCGGTAGCCTTCAACAGCTTCCAGCAAGAGCTCCCAGTGAACAGCTTCCCGCTTCCTAGTGCACCAGGCTTATCAGTTCCGACTCAGGTTCGGAAACCacattcttcctcttcttcttacCAAGAAGAGGTTAACAGCTCGGAAGCGGGCTTCGCCACCCCAAGCTACGACATGTTCTCCAACAGACATAACGACTGGGATCTTCGGAGTATCGCCTTCGACGCGCATCAAGACGCAGAATCCGTAGCCTTCTCCAACTCAGAAGCCTTCTCTTTTTCCTCCATGTcaagaaacaacaacaacaacgcaACGGTTGCAGCCACGGATCTTGGCCGGAACCAGCAGCAAACACTGTCAGGCATGGTACCGCATCATCAGGTTTATGGCAACGGAGGGGGCGGTGGCAGTTCAGTGAGGGTGAAGTCGGAGAGAGATACAGCAGCGATGGCGTTCCACGAGCAGTATAGTAATCAAGAAGATCTTATGAGTGCACTTCTTAAGcag GAAGGAGTGGCACCGGTTGTTGATACCGAGTTCGACTTTGACGCATATTCAATCGATGATATCCCGGTTTGA
- the LOC103869728 gene encoding two-component response regulator ARR1 isoform X3 codes for MMNPSQGRGLGSGGGSSSGRNKGGEAVVEMFPSGLRVLVVDDDPTCLMILERMLRTCLYEVTKCNRAEMALSLLRKNKHGFDIVISDVHMPDMDGFKLLEHVGLEMDLPVIMMSADDSKSVVLKGVTHGAVDYLIKPVRMEALKNIWQHVVRKRRSEWSVPEHSGSIEETGQQQQQRGPAVSEDAADDNASSVNNEGNNWRSSSNNSRKRKEEEGDEQGDEDASNLKKPRVVWSVELHQQFVAAVNQLGVEKAVPKKILELMNVPGLTRENVASHLQKYRIYLRRLGGVSQHQGNLNNSFMTGQDASFGPLSSLNGFDLQALAVTGQLPAQSLAQLQAAGLGRPAMVSKSGLPVSSVVDERSIFSFDNSKPRFGDGIGGHQTQQPQMNLLHGVPTGMEPRQLAGLQQQLPVGGNRMSIQQQIAAVRAGHSGMLMPQQQPFPRGPPSIRQPMLPNRITERSGFSGRSSVPESSRVLPTSYTNLATQQHSSTSVAFNSFQQELPVNSFPLPSAPGLSVPTQVRKPHSSSSSYQEEVNSSEAGFATPSYDMFSNRHNDWDLRSIAFDAHQDAESVAFSNSEAFSFSSMSRNNNNNATVAATDLGRNQQQTLSGMVPHHQVYGNGGGGGSSVRVKSERDTAAMAFHEQYSNQEDLMSALLKQKSK; via the exons ATGATGAATCCGAGTCAGGGAAGAGGACTCGGATCGGGTGGTGGGTCGAGCTCCGGTAGAAACAAAGGAGGTGAAGCCGTGGTGGAGATGTTTCCGTCGGGACTTAGAGTACTAGTGGTTGACGATGACCCGACTTGTCTTATGATCTTAGAGAGGATGCTCAGAACTTGTCTCTACGAAG TAACGAAATGCAACAGAGCAGAGATGGCATTGTCTCTGCTCCGGAAGAACAAACACGGATTCGATATTGTCATCAGCGATGTTCACATGCCTGACATGGACGGCTTCAAGCTTCTTGAACATGTTGGTCTAGAGATGGACTTGCCTGTCATCA TGATGTCTGCGGATGATTCAAAGAGTGTGGTTCTAAAAGGAGTCACTCACGGTGCGGTTGATTACCTCATCAAACCGGTGCGTATGGAGGCGCTCAAGAACATTTGGCAGCACGTGGTTCGGAAGAGGAGGAGCGAGTGGAGCGTGCCGGAACATTCTGGTAGCATTGAGGAGACCGGACAGCAGCAGCAACAGAGAGGTCCAGCTGTTTCTGAGGATGCGGCAGATGATAACGCTTCCTCTGTTAACAACGAAGGGAACAACTGGAGGAGCAGCAGCAACAACTCGCGGAAACGGAAAGAAGAGGAAGGGGATGAGCAAGGGGACGAAGACGCTTCCAATCTGAAGAAACCGCGTGTTGTCTGGTCTGTTGAGTTGCATCAGCAGTTTGTTGCTGCTGTTAATCAGCTCGGCGTCGAAA AGGCGGTTCCTAAGAAGATCTTAGAGCTGATGAATGTTCCTGGTCTAACCCGTGAGAATGTAGCCAGTCACCTTCAG AAATACAGGATATACCTAAGACGCCTCGGGGGAGTCTCACAGCACCAAGGAAACTTAAACAACTCGTTTATGACGGGTCAGGACGCTAGCTTCGGTCCTCTTTCTTCACTGAATGGGTTTGATCTTCAAGCGTTAGCAGTCACAGGTCAGCTCCCTGCTCAGAGCCTTGCGCAGCTTCAAGCCGCTGGTTTAGGCCGGCCTGCGATGGTCTCCAAGTCAGGGCTACCTGTTTCCTCCGTCGTGGACGAGAGAAGCATCTTCAGCTTCGACAACTCGAAACCAAGATTCGGAGATGGGATTGGTGGTCATCAAACACAGCAGCCGCAGATGAACTTGCTCCACGGTGTCCCCACGGGTATGGAGCCTAGACAGCTCGCGGGGTTGCAACAGCAGCTTCCTGTTGGTGGTAATAGAATGAGCATTCAACAACAGATTGCTGCGGTTCGAGCCGGACATAGCGGAATGCTGATGCCTCAGCAGCAGCCATTCCCGCGAGGGCCACCCTCCATCAGGCAGCCTATGTTACCAAACCGTATAACTGAGAGAAGCGGCTTCTCGGGGAGGAGCAGTGTTCCAGAGAGCAGCCGAGTGTTACCTACAAGCTACACCAACCTCGCAACGCAACAACACTCATCAACTTCGGTAGCCTTCAACAGCTTCCAGCAAGAGCTCCCAGTGAACAGCTTCCCGCTTCCTAGTGCACCAGGCTTATCAGTTCCGACTCAGGTTCGGAAACCacattcttcctcttcttcttacCAAGAAGAGGTTAACAGCTCGGAAGCGGGCTTCGCCACCCCAAGCTACGACATGTTCTCCAACAGACATAACGACTGGGATCTTCGGAGTATCGCCTTCGACGCGCATCAAGACGCAGAATCCGTAGCCTTCTCCAACTCAGAAGCCTTCTCTTTTTCCTCCATGTcaagaaacaacaacaacaacgcaACGGTTGCAGCCACGGATCTTGGCCGGAACCAGCAGCAAACACTGTCAGGCATGGTACCGCATCATCAGGTTTATGGCAACGGAGGGGGCGGTGGCAGTTCAGTGAGGGTGAAGTCGGAGAGAGATACAGCAGCGATGGCGTTCCACGAGCAGTATAGTAATCAAGAAGATCTTATGAGTGCACTTCTTAAGcag AAGAGCAAATAG
- the LOC103869730 gene encoding probable polygalacturonase → MKMPVALVWLLAFTNLLLIRVESNNAVCKKTFKLDPRPHSVSILEFGAVGDGKFLNTIAFQNAIFYLKSFADKGGAQLYVPPGKWLTGSFNLTSHLTLFLEKGATILASPDPSHWDIVSPLPSYGRGIELPGKRYRSLINGDNLQDVVITGDNGTFDGQGAAWWEWLESGTLNYSRPHIIEFVSSKNILISNLTFLNAPSVNIHPVYCSHVHIKKVLIETSVDSPYVLGVVPDSSDNVCIEDSTINVGHDTVSLKSGWDQYGINYGRPTTAVHIRNLVLKSPTGAGISFGSEMSGGISDVTVEHLTIHSSRVGVAFRTTRGRGGYIRNITISGVVLSGVDTAIVADGHTGAHADDKYDRDALPVVTRIVLRNFTGDGIGLAGNFTGIGESPFTSICLKDIHLQTSSESWVCSNVSGYAEDVSPEPCEELMSSPSACFAGGRIYGGETAGESYYSW, encoded by the exons ATGAAGATGCCA GTGGCATTGGTCTGGCTACTGGCATTCACCAATCTATTATTGATCAGAGTAGAAAGCAATAATGCCGTATGCAAGAAGACTTTCAAGTTAGACCCTAGACCTCACAGCGTCTCCATCCTCGAGTTTGGAGCGGTTGGAGATGGCAAGTTCCTCAACACGATTGCGTTCCAAAACGCTATTTTCTACCTCAAGTCCTTTGCGGATAAAGGCGGTGCTCAGCTTTATGTTCCACCAGGGAAATGGCTCACTGGAAGCTTCAATCTCACTAGCCACCTCACACTCTTCTTGGAGAAAGGAGCGACCATTCTTGCTTCACCG GATCCATCGCATTGGGACATTGTCAGTCCTCTACCGTCGTATGGTCGTGGAATTGAACTTCCAGGAAAACGGTATAGAAGTTTGATCAACGGAGACAATCTACAAGACGTAGTCATCACTG GTGATAACGGGACATTTGATGGTCAAGGTGCGGCCTGGTGGGAGTGGCTAGAGTCTGGAACTTTGAACTATAGCCGACCTCATATCATCGAATTCGTCTCATCCAAAAACATCCTTATATCGAACCTAACCTTCTTAAACGCACCTTCTGTCAACATTCACCCTGTTTATTGCAGCCATGTTCATATCAAAAAAGTTTTGATCGAAACAAGCGTTGATTCTCCTTACGTTCTTGGAGTTGTCCCAG attcTTCGGACAATGTTTGTATCGAGGACTCAACGATCAACGTTGGACACGACACGGTCTCTCTCAAAAGTGGTTGGGACCAATACGGAATAAACTACGGCCGTCCCACCACCGCCGTTCACATCCGTAACCTCGTCTTAAAATCTCCCACCGGCGCCGGAATCTCCTTCGGGAGCGAGATGTCTGGCGGAATCTCCGACGTCACCGTGGAGCATCTCACCATACACAGCTCACGCGTAGGCGTCGCCTTCAGAACCACCAGAGGGAGAGGAGGGTATATACGTAACATCACAATCTCCGGCGTCGTTCTCTCCGGTGTAGACACAGCCATCGTGGCCGACGGGCACACCGGGGCGCACGCGGATGATAAATACGACAGGGACGCGCTCCCGGTCGTGACGCGTATCGTCCTGAGGAATTTCACCGGAGATGGTATAGGATTGGCCGGGAACTTCACCGGGATCGGAGAGTCTCCGTTCACGTCGATATGTCTCAAGGATATTCATTTACAAACGAGTTCAGAGTCTTGGGTTTGCTCCAACGTCTCTGGTTACGCAGAGGACGTGTCGCCGGAGCCTTGTGAAGAGCTCATGAGTTCTCCGTCGGCCTGTTTCGCCGGTGGAAGGATATACGGTGGAGAAACAGCGGGAGAGTCGTACTACAGCTGGTAA
- the LOC117134395 gene encoding uncharacterized protein LOC117134395 — translation MGSWAWRKLLKFRPLAKNFLLMDVKDGATARFWTDLWFPKGRLIEIAGELGTQKLGISRDMRICDVLREGQWRFRRCRDRHIQSLVTEIRTFQLTLTDGRDEVLWKRGANDYGTKFHSSETWDQIRVHKDTVIWSKIVWFPQGVPRFAFITWLAVKDRLATGHRTRRWGQPEHCLFCGEPDETRDHLFFACPYTFTLWLKMVGNLFGTDPDPDWDITLSTMLSRPYDRLTFILLRLVLQVTIYFIWRERNERKHGTSHKTVEQLAKLVDKTVRNRISSTKYTLSLRLQGLMIRWFAAHDTAN, via the coding sequence ATGGGTTCATGGGCGTGGCGCAAACTGCTGAAGTTTCGACCTCTGGCAAAAAACTTCCTTCTAATGGATGTGAAGGATGGCGCCACTGCAAGGTTCTGGACTGATCTGTGGTTTCCTAAAGGAAGACTTATTGAGATTGCTGGGGAACTTGGTACACAAAAGTTGGGCATCAGTAGAGATATGAGGATTTGTGATGTCTTAAGAGAGGGTCAATGGAGGTTCCGCAGATGTCGTGACAGACATATTCAAAGTTTGGTAACAGAGATACGAACTTTTCAGCTAACATTAACTGATGGAAGGGATGAAGTTCTATGGAAGCGTGGTGCTAATGATTATGGCACTAAGTTTCATTCTTCTGAAACTTGGGATCAAATCAGGGTGCACAAGGATACTGTAATTTGGAGCAAAATTGTTTGGTTCCCTCAAGGTGTTCCTCGTTTTGCTTTCATCACTTGGCTTGCGGTCAAGGATAGGCTCGCCACTGGTCATCGCACTCGACGATGGGGTCAACCGGAACATTGCCTCTTCTGTGGCGAACCAGACGAGACTAGAGACCACCTTTTCTTTGCGTGCCCTTATACTTTCACTCTTTGGCTAAAGATGGTAGGGAATTTATTTGGGACTGATCCGGATCCAGACTGGGACATCACTCTGTCTACAATGCTGTCCAGACCATATGACCGTTTGACGTTCATACTCCTCCGATTGGTCCTGCAAGTCACCATTTATTTCATCTGGCGTGAACGCAACGAGAGGAAGCACGGTACGAGCCATAAGACAGTTGAACAGCTTGCAAAGTTGGTGGATAAAACAGTTCGGAATCGCATCTCCTCTACAAAGTACACTCTCAGCCTGCGACTGCAAGGTTTAATGATCAGGTGGTTTGCAGCTCATGACACTGCAAATTag